The Cupriavidus nantongensis genome has a segment encoding these proteins:
- a CDS encoding Lrp/AsnC family transcriptional regulator produces the protein MQSIELDRTDRRLLGVLQEHGRASNLELAEAIALSPAQTLRRHRRLEEAGLVKRYEARLDAAALGFGVVAFIHVTMERGHIRDLSNFKRLVAELAQIQECFSVTGDIDYVLKVVARDLKSLSDFLLDTLMRIPGVSGVKSSVCLDEIKCTSAVPMEP, from the coding sequence GTGCAATCAATCGAGCTGGACCGCACCGATCGCCGCTTGCTCGGGGTGCTGCAGGAGCACGGGCGTGCCTCCAACCTGGAACTGGCCGAGGCCATCGCGCTGTCGCCGGCGCAGACCTTGCGGCGCCACCGCCGGCTGGAAGAAGCCGGGCTGGTCAAGCGCTATGAGGCGCGGCTGGACGCGGCGGCGCTGGGCTTCGGCGTGGTTGCCTTTATCCACGTGACGATGGAGCGCGGGCATATCCGCGACCTGTCCAACTTCAAGCGGCTGGTGGCGGAACTGGCGCAGATCCAGGAGTGCTTCTCGGTGACGGGCGATATCGACTACGTGCTGAAGGTGGTCGCGCGCGACCTGAAATCGCTGTCCGACTTCCTGCTCGATACGCTGATGCGCATTCCGGGCGTCAGCGGCGTGAAGTCGAGCGTGTGCCTGGACGAGATCAAGTGCACCAGCGCGGTGCCGATGGAGCCCTGA
- a CDS encoding TetR/AcrR family transcriptional regulator, with product MPSQAERSASTRQSLIDAAATLLIEQGYAAFSEARVCELAGTSRGSLRHHFPEGRYDLLPAMLESLLEREADRLAALGPLGPSLRMHLMLHALANRPQRHASLAILEVWMATRGDIRLARAVHEPLASVPQRLFGQPPDAPPQPEWLALRCFLHGATLHSFAPDYDAQQLSEAVRWLIAQLPRPDGLDAVLARMLAQPR from the coding sequence ATGCCCAGCCAAGCCGAACGCAGCGCCAGTACCCGCCAGTCCCTGATCGACGCCGCCGCGACCCTGCTCATCGAGCAGGGCTACGCGGCCTTTTCCGAAGCGCGCGTGTGCGAGCTGGCGGGCACCAGCCGCGGCTCGCTGCGCCACCACTTTCCGGAAGGGCGCTACGACCTGCTGCCCGCCATGCTGGAGTCGCTGCTGGAGCGCGAAGCCGACCGTCTGGCAGCGCTCGGGCCGCTGGGCCCGTCACTACGCATGCACCTGATGCTGCATGCGCTGGCAAACCGGCCGCAACGGCATGCCTCGCTGGCGATCCTGGAGGTGTGGATGGCAACGCGCGGCGACATCCGCCTCGCCCGCGCCGTGCATGAACCGCTGGCGTCGGTGCCGCAGCGGCTGTTCGGCCAGCCGCCGGACGCACCGCCCCAGCCGGAATGGCTGGCGCTGCGCTGTTTCCTGCACGGCGCCACCTTGCACAGCTTCGCGCCCGACTACGATGCGCAGCAACTGTCCGAGGCCGTGCGCTGGCTGATCGCGCAGTTGCCGCGGCCCGACGGCCTGGACGCTGTGCTGGCCCGGATGCTGGCCCAGCCGCGCTAG
- the ada gene encoding bifunctional DNA-binding transcriptional regulator/O6-methylguanine-DNA methyltransferase Ada: MTRSIRRSAQAADANLVEQDPRWARVLARDPGADGDFVYAVRTTGVYCLPSSPSRLPQPANVEFFDNAAAAEAAGYRPSRRAAPPALAERHAAMVADACRRIEAADAVPTLPELASAAGVSPYHFHRLFKRATGLTPRAYAAAHRARKLREQLETSDSVTEAIYDAGYGSNSRFYETADAVLGMTPSRYRAGGADIDIRFAVGQCSLGAILVAQSQRGVCAILLGDDPQALLQDLQDRFPRANLIGGDAQFEQLVAQVVGLIEAPSIGLALPLDVRGTAFQQRVWQALREIPAGSTASYAEIAARIGAPRAVRAVAQACAANHLAVAIPCHRVVRSDGDLSGYRWGVARKRELLEREAQG, from the coding sequence ATGACCCGATCCATCCGCCGTTCGGCACAAGCAGCCGACGCCAACCTGGTCGAACAGGATCCGCGCTGGGCGCGCGTGCTGGCGCGCGACCCCGGCGCCGACGGCGACTTCGTCTATGCGGTCAGGACCACCGGCGTGTATTGCCTGCCGAGCAGCCCGTCGCGCCTGCCGCAACCGGCCAATGTCGAGTTCTTCGACAACGCCGCCGCGGCCGAAGCCGCCGGCTACCGGCCCAGCCGCCGTGCCGCGCCGCCCGCGCTGGCTGAACGGCACGCGGCCATGGTGGCCGACGCCTGTCGCCGCATCGAGGCCGCCGACGCCGTGCCCACGCTTCCTGAGCTGGCCAGCGCCGCGGGCGTCAGCCCCTACCACTTCCACCGCCTGTTCAAGCGCGCCACCGGCCTGACCCCGCGCGCGTACGCCGCCGCGCATCGGGCCAGGAAACTGCGCGAACAGCTGGAAACCAGCGACTCCGTGACCGAAGCGATCTACGACGCCGGGTACGGCTCCAACAGCCGCTTCTACGAGACCGCCGATGCCGTGCTCGGCATGACGCCGTCGCGCTACCGTGCCGGCGGCGCCGACATCGATATCCGTTTTGCCGTCGGCCAATGCTCGCTGGGCGCGATCCTGGTGGCGCAGAGCCAGCGCGGCGTCTGCGCGATCCTGCTGGGCGACGATCCGCAAGCGCTGCTGCAAGACCTGCAGGACCGCTTCCCGCGCGCCAACCTGATCGGCGGCGACGCGCAGTTCGAGCAGCTGGTGGCGCAGGTGGTGGGGCTGATCGAAGCGCCCTCGATCGGCCTGGCGCTGCCGCTCGACGTGCGCGGCACCGCGTTCCAGCAGCGCGTGTGGCAAGCCTTGCGGGAGATCCCGGCGGGCAGCACCGCCAGCTACGCCGAGATCGCGGCCCGCATCGGCGCGCCGCGCGCGGTGCGCGCGGTGGCGCAGGCCTGCGCGGCCAACCACCTGGCGGTGGCGATTCCCTGCCATCGCGTGGTGCGCAGCGACGGCGACCTGTCGGGCTATCGCTGGGGCGTGGCGCGCAAGCGCGAACTGCTGGAGCGCGAGGCGCAGGGCTGA
- a CDS encoding 2OG-Fe(II) oxygenase produces the protein MGTSQIQQREAAVAGPRRPIPPARGTAFARRHEADVATRVDGIDWAAVARELDDYGCAAIPGLLSADECDALAAGYGNDALYRSRIEMRRHGFGQGEYKYFRYPLPALVAGLRTALYPHLAPVANRWNAAMGIDVRYPAAHRDFIARCHHAGQSRPTPLLLRYGPGDYNCLHQDLYGEHVFPLQVAVLLSEPGRDFTGGEFVLTEQRPRMQSRAEVVTLRQGDAVVFAVSQRPVQGSRGSYRVNLRHGVSRLHAGQRYMLGIIFHDAA, from the coding sequence GTGGGCACCAGCCAGATCCAGCAGCGCGAAGCAGCGGTCGCCGGGCCGCGCCGTCCGATACCGCCGGCACGTGGCACCGCTTTCGCCCGGCGACATGAGGCGGATGTGGCGACTCGGGTCGACGGCATCGACTGGGCCGCGGTCGCGCGCGAGCTCGATGACTACGGCTGTGCCGCCATCCCCGGCCTGCTGTCGGCCGACGAGTGCGATGCGCTGGCCGCCGGCTATGGCAACGACGCGCTGTACCGCTCGCGCATCGAGATGCGCCGGCACGGCTTCGGCCAGGGCGAATACAAGTACTTCCGCTATCCCCTGCCCGCTCTGGTCGCCGGACTGCGCACGGCGCTCTACCCGCATCTGGCGCCGGTAGCCAACCGCTGGAATGCCGCCATGGGCATCGACGTCCGTTATCCCGCCGCGCACCGGGACTTCATCGCCCGCTGCCACCACGCCGGCCAGTCGCGGCCGACGCCCTTGCTGCTGCGCTACGGCCCGGGCGACTACAACTGCCTGCACCAGGACCTGTACGGCGAGCACGTGTTCCCGCTGCAGGTCGCGGTGCTGCTGTCCGAGCCCGGCCGCGACTTCACCGGCGGCGAGTTCGTGCTGACCGAGCAGCGCCCGCGCATGCAGTCGCGCGCCGAGGTGGTGACGCTGCGCCAGGGCGATGCCGTGGTGTTCGCGGTCAGCCAGCGGCCGGTGCAGGGCAGCCGCGGCAGCTATCGCGTCAACCTGCGGCACGGCGTCAGCCGGCTGCATGCCGGACAGCGCTACATGCTCGGCATCATCTTCCACGACGCTGCGTGA
- a CDS encoding Hpt domain-containing protein — protein MSSILRGATILRWDSVDAAEAQSGPRALLLASSGDSGWLADAARTLRDLGFVVRIDVGAPQADMAADVELVMASAAAGVPASLMHTWRIRGAICAVVLPPCAVPVAGADADVATLPAPVTEATLLAMLAGQHYVALSAREAAGIAGAIAAQTFGNPAFARELLQALVTSTRDDLAQLRRAGPDLETVRGVAHRLKASAHYVGCHALRLTAQRLEHAARDGDAGTAAALAAIVVPTAARLLALLASLPSAKHSDNPSQK, from the coding sequence ATGTCATCGATTTTGCGCGGCGCCACCATATTGCGGTGGGATAGCGTGGACGCGGCTGAAGCGCAGTCCGGCCCCCGGGCCCTGTTACTGGCATCGTCCGGGGATTCAGGCTGGCTGGCGGATGCCGCCCGGACCCTGCGTGACCTCGGCTTTGTGGTGCGGATCGACGTGGGCGCGCCGCAGGCGGATATGGCCGCCGATGTCGAACTGGTGATGGCGAGTGCCGCTGCCGGCGTGCCTGCCTCGCTGATGCACACGTGGCGCATTCGCGGCGCGATTTGCGCCGTGGTGTTGCCGCCGTGCGCGGTGCCGGTGGCTGGCGCGGACGCCGACGTGGCCACTCTGCCCGCGCCGGTCACCGAAGCGACGTTGCTCGCCATGCTGGCCGGTCAGCACTACGTGGCGCTGTCCGCGCGCGAGGCCGCCGGCATCGCCGGGGCCATTGCCGCGCAGACCTTCGGCAATCCGGCATTCGCCAGGGAACTGCTGCAGGCGCTGGTGACCTCGACCCGCGACGACCTGGCGCAACTGCGCCGGGCCGGGCCCGACCTGGAGACCGTCCGGGGCGTCGCGCACCGGCTCAAGGCCTCCGCCCACTATGTCGGCTGCCATGCGCTGCGGCTGACGGCGCAGCGGCTCGAGCATGCCGCCCGCGACGGCGATGCGGGCACGGCCGCGGCGCTGGCGGCGATCGTGGTGCCAACGGCGGCACGGCTGCTCGCGCTGCTGGCCAGCCTGCCGTCGGCAAAGCATTCCGATAACCCTTCGCAAAAATAG
- a CDS encoding PAS domain-containing hybrid sensor histidine kinase/response regulator, with the protein MLTPCLLAWIIALYREVRRRRAAEAALKDCVAIQTALLDGIPQPVYLRDARLRLVACNRSYEELLGASRGTLVGQPLHALQASHPFALDMAELAQDYRQVIEDGAPLRTDRCLHLGGRTLHVLNWLTPLRGADGTVKGLAGGCVDLTERHQMLAELAQAKTEAEAANRAKSAFLATVSHEIRTPMNAVTGMLELTLAQSQLPDEQRLQLVTAHRSALGLLALIDDILDLSKLEAGKFSIHPAPASLSALVDDTLLIFGPVAAQKGLPLTSGVSAALAPLHQVDALRFRQILANLVSNAVRFTDSGTVHVRLDAQAPCDGVQHVVLTVSDTGVGIPFEAQARLFQPFEQVHGCARTHAGGTGLGLAICRRLATAMGGRITLTSQPGRGTRVVVSLPLAIASAPQPAEPAEPAPLSPMAGCPRRNASILVIDDHAPNRLLLQRQLEHLGHRVSTACDGCEALAALERASFDVIVCDCAMPVMDGLAFTRAVRARDDAHRGVPIVGCTASAVASDHAAALAAGMNAVVVKPVGLQALDAAVAQACGGRPQPSRAPEPEPTGPAPGQDPAASTGTVSGDGSRYEAAPGARASWCAVCRAMNVQCDRIALPED; encoded by the coding sequence GTGCTTACCCCTTGCCTGCTGGCCTGGATCATTGCGCTGTACCGCGAGGTGCGCCGGCGCCGGGCCGCCGAGGCCGCGCTGAAGGACTGTGTCGCAATCCAGACCGCGCTGCTCGACGGCATACCCCAACCGGTCTATCTGCGCGATGCCCGGCTGCGGCTCGTCGCCTGCAACCGCAGCTATGAGGAACTGCTGGGCGCCAGCCGCGGCACCCTGGTGGGGCAGCCGCTGCACGCACTGCAGGCGTCACACCCCTTCGCCCTCGACATGGCGGAACTGGCGCAGGACTACCGCCAGGTCATCGAAGACGGCGCGCCGCTGCGCACCGACCGATGCCTGCACCTGGGCGGCCGTACCCTGCATGTGCTGAACTGGCTGACCCCGCTGCGCGGCGCCGACGGCACCGTCAAGGGTTTGGCCGGCGGCTGCGTCGACCTGACCGAGCGCCACCAGATGCTGGCCGAGCTGGCGCAGGCCAAGACCGAGGCCGAAGCCGCCAACCGCGCCAAGTCCGCGTTCCTGGCGACGGTCAGCCATGAGATCCGCACGCCGATGAATGCCGTCACCGGCATGCTCGAGCTGACGCTGGCGCAAAGCCAGCTGCCGGACGAGCAGCGGCTGCAGCTGGTCACCGCGCACAGGTCGGCACTGGGGCTGCTGGCGCTGATCGACGACATCCTCGACCTGTCCAAGCTGGAGGCGGGCAAGTTCAGCATCCATCCGGCGCCCGCGTCGCTGTCAGCGCTGGTCGACGATACCCTGTTGATCTTCGGGCCCGTGGCCGCGCAAAAAGGCCTGCCCCTGACCAGCGGCGTCAGCGCCGCGCTGGCGCCGCTGCATCAGGTCGACGCGCTGCGCTTCCGGCAGATCCTGGCCAACCTGGTGTCGAATGCGGTGCGCTTTACCGACAGCGGCACGGTCCACGTTCGCCTGGATGCGCAGGCGCCGTGCGACGGCGTCCAGCACGTCGTGCTGACCGTTTCCGACACCGGCGTGGGCATTCCCTTCGAAGCCCAGGCCCGGCTGTTCCAGCCGTTCGAGCAGGTGCACGGCTGCGCGCGCACCCATGCCGGCGGCACCGGGCTGGGTTTGGCGATCTGCCGGCGCCTGGCCACGGCCATGGGCGGCCGCATCACGCTGACCAGCCAGCCGGGCCGGGGCACGCGCGTGGTGGTGTCACTGCCGCTGGCCATCGCCAGCGCGCCGCAACCGGCCGAGCCGGCCGAGCCAGCGCCGCTGTCGCCTATGGCCGGTTGCCCGCGGCGCAATGCCAGCATCCTGGTGATCGACGACCACGCCCCCAACCGCCTGCTGCTGCAGCGCCAGCTGGAACACCTGGGACACCGCGTGAGCACGGCGTGCGATGGCTGCGAAGCGCTGGCCGCGCTGGAGCGCGCCAGCTTCGACGTGATCGTTTGCGACTGCGCCATGCCGGTGATGGACGGCCTCGCCTTCACGCGCGCGGTGCGGGCCCGCGACGATGCGCACCGCGGCGTGCCCATCGTCGGCTGCACCGCGAGCGCCGTGGCCAGCGACCACGCCGCGGCGCTGGCCGCGGGCATGAACGCCGTGGTGGTCAAGCCGGTGGGCTTGCAGGCGCTGGATGCCGCCGTCGCGCAAGCCTGCGGCGGCCGGCCTCAGCCGTCCAGGGCGCCGGAGCCGGAACCAACCGGCCCCGCGCCCGGGCAAGACCCGGCGGCCTCCACCGGCACGGTGAGCGGCGACGGTTCCCGCTACGAAGCCGCCCCTGGCGCGCGGGCATCGTGGTGTGCGGTCTGCCGCGCGATGAACGTGCAGTGCGACCGCATCGCGCTGCCCGAGGACTGA
- a CDS encoding FAD-dependent oxidoreductase gives MANLQSEAVAAETEPGAEAGGGLEAPYSTLESRWHQMFPQLTADEMARVRRFGTPQSWHAGEKLFAIGQSGRGMYLVTSGRVRVMRRDGLGREHQITEQGAGHFLAEVGTLAGRPALVDGVAVTETHGYVIMPDRLRALLVAEAELGERIMRALILRRVGLIEFGSGPVLVGHGTEPRLLALQAFLRRNGYPHTVIDIDADRDCSLLLDYANAPASDFPLVICADGRVLRAPDEGQLASCLGLLPEFDPDHVYDVVVVGAGPAGLATAVYAASEGLSVAVIDCRSPGGQAGASARIENYLGFPTGISGQALAGRAFVQALKFGTHIAIPLEVKALHCGDDPIRLELADGRMVPTHTVVIATGAQYRRPGIAALEHFEGRGVYYWASPVEAKLCKNEPAMLVGGGNSAGQAAVFLASHAAHVHMLVRGPGLAATMSRYLIDRIAALPNITLHTHAQISALDGDGWLSAVRYECRAEHPAPVTMAVRHLFLFIGADPNAAWLRTCHVEVDDKGFVRTGGGALGCASAVPYPLQTSVPGVFAIGDVRAGSTKRVAAAVGEGAAVVAQIHDYLAKIQAPVLR, from the coding sequence ATGGCGAACTTGCAGTCGGAGGCAGTGGCGGCCGAAACGGAGCCGGGCGCGGAGGCCGGTGGCGGCCTGGAGGCACCGTACTCCACGCTGGAATCACGCTGGCACCAGATGTTCCCGCAACTCACCGCCGACGAGATGGCGCGCGTGCGGCGTTTCGGCACGCCGCAGAGCTGGCATGCGGGCGAGAAGCTGTTTGCCATCGGCCAGTCCGGGCGCGGCATGTACCTGGTCACCAGCGGCCGCGTGCGCGTGATGCGGCGCGACGGCCTGGGACGCGAACACCAGATCACCGAGCAGGGCGCCGGGCACTTCCTGGCCGAGGTCGGCACCCTGGCCGGCCGCCCCGCGCTGGTCGACGGCGTCGCCGTCACCGAGACCCACGGCTACGTGATCATGCCAGACCGGCTGCGTGCGCTGCTGGTGGCCGAGGCCGAACTGGGCGAGCGCATCATGCGCGCGCTGATCCTGCGCCGCGTGGGGCTGATCGAGTTCGGCAGCGGCCCGGTGCTGGTGGGCCACGGCACCGAGCCGCGGCTGCTGGCGCTGCAGGCCTTCCTGCGGCGCAACGGCTACCCGCATACCGTCATCGATATCGACGCCGACCGCGACTGCTCCTTATTGCTCGACTACGCCAACGCGCCCGCGAGCGACTTTCCGCTGGTGATCTGCGCCGACGGCCGCGTGCTGCGCGCCCCGGACGAGGGACAACTGGCGTCGTGCCTCGGCCTGCTGCCGGAGTTCGATCCGGACCACGTCTATGACGTGGTGGTGGTCGGCGCCGGGCCTGCAGGGCTGGCGACGGCGGTCTATGCCGCCTCCGAAGGCCTGTCGGTGGCGGTGATCGATTGCCGCTCGCCGGGCGGGCAGGCGGGCGCGAGCGCGCGCATCGAGAACTACCTGGGCTTCCCGACCGGCATCTCCGGGCAGGCGCTGGCCGGGCGCGCGTTCGTGCAGGCGCTCAAGTTTGGCACGCACATCGCGATTCCGCTGGAGGTGAAGGCACTGCACTGCGGCGACGACCCGATCCGGCTGGAGCTGGCCGACGGGCGCATGGTGCCGACCCATACCGTGGTGATCGCCACCGGCGCGCAGTACCGCCGCCCCGGCATCGCGGCGCTCGAGCATTTTGAAGGCCGCGGGGTCTACTACTGGGCTTCGCCGGTGGAAGCCAAGCTGTGCAAGAACGAGCCGGCAATGCTCGTGGGCGGCGGCAACTCGGCCGGGCAGGCGGCGGTGTTCCTGGCCTCGCACGCGGCGCACGTGCATATGCTGGTGCGCGGCCCGGGGCTGGCGGCGACCATGTCGCGCTACCTGATCGACCGCATCGCCGCGCTGCCGAACATCACGCTGCATACACACGCCCAGATCAGTGCGCTGGACGGCGACGGATGGCTCAGCGCGGTGCGCTACGAATGCCGCGCCGAGCATCCCGCGCCGGTCACCATGGCGGTGCGCCACCTGTTCCTGTTCATCGGCGCCGACCCCAATGCGGCGTGGCTGCGCACCTGCCATGTCGAGGTCGATGACAAGGGCTTCGTGCGCACCGGCGGCGGCGCGCTGGGCTGCGCGTCGGCGGTGCCGTATCCGCTGCAGACCAGCGTGCCAGGGGTGTTTGCCATCGGCGACGTGCGCGCGGGATCGACCAAGCGCGTTGCCGCCGCGGTCGGCGAAGGCGCGGCGGTGGTGGCGCAGATCCACGACTACCTGGCGAAGATCCAGGCGCCCGTTTTGCGCTGA
- a CDS encoding patatin-like phospholipase family protein, which translates to MDKTAFVFAGGGSLGAIQVGMLRELAAWGVTPDIVIGASAGAINGAYFACNPGVEGAQRLDALWRAIRRTDILPWSWRSVWNMFGGGRGHLVEATGLRSLLARHFGPRNLEAAELPLHVVATDMHSGDEVVLSSGNIVDAVLASAAIPGVFPPVQLAGRILIDGGVANNTPVSTAIGLGATRVIVLPAGFTCAERRPPRGALEHAFNALSLLVARQLVHDLQHFANQAQISVVPPLCPLDISPYDYSRCGELIDRAAATTAEWLRAKGLDTPRIPGALAPHTHDETAPSCSADIPAAAPH; encoded by the coding sequence ATGGACAAGACAGCCTTTGTATTCGCCGGCGGCGGAAGCCTGGGTGCGATCCAGGTGGGGATGCTGCGTGAACTTGCGGCCTGGGGCGTGACGCCTGATATCGTGATCGGCGCGTCGGCCGGGGCCATCAACGGCGCCTACTTTGCCTGCAACCCGGGCGTGGAAGGCGCGCAGCGGCTCGACGCGCTGTGGCGCGCAATCCGGCGCACCGACATCCTGCCGTGGAGCTGGCGCAGTGTCTGGAACATGTTCGGCGGCGGCCGCGGCCATCTGGTCGAAGCAACAGGTTTGCGCAGCCTGCTGGCGCGGCATTTCGGGCCGCGCAACCTGGAGGCCGCCGAACTGCCGCTGCACGTGGTGGCGACCGACATGCACAGCGGTGACGAGGTAGTGCTGTCGAGCGGCAACATCGTCGACGCAGTACTGGCCAGCGCCGCCATTCCCGGCGTGTTCCCGCCGGTGCAGTTGGCGGGCCGCATCCTGATCGACGGCGGCGTGGCCAACAATACGCCGGTGTCGACCGCGATCGGCCTGGGCGCCACCCGCGTGATCGTGCTGCCGGCGGGCTTTACCTGCGCCGAGCGCCGTCCTCCGCGCGGCGCGCTGGAGCATGCATTCAACGCGCTCTCGCTGCTGGTGGCGCGCCAGCTGGTGCACGACCTGCAACACTTCGCCAATCAGGCGCAGATCAGCGTGGTGCCGCCGCTGTGCCCGCTCGACATCTCGCCCTACGACTACTCCCGCTGCGGCGAGCTGATCGACCGCGCCGCCGCCACCACGGCCGAGTGGCTGCGCGCCAAGGGCCTCGACACCCCCCGCATCCCCGGCGCCCTCGCCCCGCATACGCATGACGAGACGGCGCCGAGCTGCAGTGCCGACATTCCGGCGGCCGCGCCGCACTGA
- a CDS encoding response regulator transcription factor codes for MTTILIVDDHPPVRAVLKTHFSQVLGITHVLEADNGQAAIEIVRQYMPDVVILDLDIPKINGLDVIPRLKASHPTVRILVISGQDQNAFAPRARHAGAHGFVSKTQELAEIVRCTESVLAGYTVMPEIDHGKSGLADEAERLASLSDKELVVMQMLAKGMSNKEIGQVLFISNKTVSTHKTRVMEKLGAKSIVDVIDFARRHHIAVG; via the coding sequence TTGACCACAATCCTGATCGTCGATGACCACCCGCCCGTGCGCGCCGTACTCAAGACGCACTTTTCCCAGGTGCTGGGCATCACCCACGTGCTCGAGGCGGACAATGGCCAGGCGGCCATCGAGATCGTGCGGCAATACATGCCGGACGTGGTCATCCTGGATCTGGATATTCCCAAGATCAACGGGCTGGACGTGATTCCGCGCCTCAAGGCCAGCCATCCCACGGTGCGCATCCTGGTGATCTCTGGCCAGGACCAGAACGCCTTCGCGCCCCGCGCGCGCCATGCCGGCGCCCATGGCTTTGTCAGCAAGACGCAGGAGCTGGCCGAAATCGTGCGGTGCACGGAGTCGGTGCTGGCGGGCTATACGGTGATGCCGGAGATCGACCACGGCAAATCCGGGCTGGCCGACGAAGCCGAGCGCCTGGCCTCGCTGTCGGACAAGGAACTGGTGGTCATGCAGATGCTGGCCAAGGGCATGTCGAACAAGGAGATCGGACAGGTCCTGTTTATTTCCAACAAGACCGTCAGCACGCACAAGACCCGGGTGATGGAAAAACTGGGTGCGAAATCGATTGTCGATGTCATCGATTTTGCGCGGCGCCACCATATTGCGGTGGGATAG
- a CDS encoding YceH family protein, with translation MQSTPESDPTPSNDRPARPALRALTPVEGRVLGVLVEKQHTVPDTYPLSLNALASGCNQKTARAPVMNVSEAEILEAIDGLKGLSLVFEGSSSRVPRFEHNMQRALGVPSQSVALLAMLLLRGPQTAAELRLNTARLHSFADISSVEAFLDELATQTPPRVVRLPRAPGARENRWMHLLSGEASAAAAAEDGGRGTDGDAAPSAELEQLRAEQQALSEKVARLQGLVEHMAAQLGISADEFLG, from the coding sequence ATGCAATCCACCCCTGAATCCGATCCGACCCCGTCCAACGACCGTCCCGCGCGCCCGGCATTGCGCGCCCTCACGCCCGTCGAAGGACGCGTGCTTGGCGTGCTGGTCGAAAAGCAGCACACCGTACCCGATACCTACCCGCTGTCGCTCAACGCGCTGGCTTCCGGCTGCAACCAGAAGACTGCGCGCGCGCCGGTGATGAATGTCAGCGAGGCCGAGATCCTGGAGGCCATCGACGGCCTCAAGGGCCTGAGCCTGGTGTTCGAAGGCAGCAGCAGCCGCGTGCCGCGCTTCGAGCACAACATGCAGCGCGCGCTCGGCGTGCCGAGCCAGTCGGTCGCGCTGCTGGCGATGCTGCTGCTGCGCGGCCCGCAGACGGCCGCGGAACTGCGCCTGAATACCGCGCGCCTGCACAGCTTTGCCGACATCTCCTCGGTCGAGGCATTTCTCGACGAGCTGGCCACCCAGACGCCGCCGCGCGTGGTACGCCTGCCGCGCGCCCCCGGCGCCCGTGAAAACCGCTGGATGCATCTGCTGAGCGGCGAAGCCAGCGCCGCCGCGGCCGCAGAAGACGGCGGGCGTGGCACCGACGGCGACGCCGCACCGTCGGCCGAACTGGAACAGCTGCGCGCCGAGCAGCAGGCCCTGAGCGAGAAAGTGGCCAGGCTGCAAGGCCTGGTCGAACACATGGCCGCGCAGCTCGGCATCTCGGCCGACGAGTTTCTCGGCTGA